TGGACCAGGCCGAGTACGAAGAGATCAAGCGCCACCCGGTGGTCGGCGCCGAGATCATCGGGCAGATCGAGCTCCTCGGGCGCGACGTCGAGATCGTCCGCAGCCACCACGAGTGGTTTGACGGCTCCGGCTACCCGGACCACAAGGCCGGCTCGGACATCCCGACCGGAGCCCGGATCCTGGCCGTGGCCGACGCCTTCGACGCGATGACCACCGAACGCCCGTATAAGCCGGCCTACGGCTACGCCGAGGCCCTTGAGGAGCTCAATCGATTCTCCGGCCGCCAGTTCGACCCGGAAGCGGTCCGCGCGTTCATGACCGCGGTCAAGGAAGTCATCCGGGTGACGCCGCCCGCCGGGGCCCAGAAGGCCGTCTGACTCCGGAACGTCCCATCGCCTGCAAAGGGGGCTCTAGCCGCACCTTGATGACCATCGGTCTGCTCCTGGCACTGGCGGTCGGGTGGGTCCGGGGGGGCCGCATCGGCCGCTTCACTGATTTCCGTTTCCGCTACTTCGGGGTCATCCTCCTCGGCTTCGCCATCCAACTGCTCTTGAGACTGTCCGGCCCGCCGGGCTTTGAACCCGTGGTCAAGCTGGCCTTGCCCTTGCACGTCCTGACCTATGTTCTGATCCTGTCGGCCCTGGCGGCCAACCTGTCGACCCCCGGGATGAAGGCGATCACGGTCGGGGTGGCCCTCAATTTCCTGGTCATCGCGGCCAACGGGGTGCGCATGCCGGTCTCCCGCGAGGCACTGGAGCGCATCGGACAGGAAGCCCAGATCCCGAGGCTGATCGCCGGCAAGATCCTGACCCACACGCTGACCGGTCCGGGGACCCACCTGAGGTTCCTGGCCGACGTCCTTTTTCTGCCCAACCCCTTCCCGCGGCCGACCATCTTCAGCCTCGGCGACGTCCTTATGCTGGTCGGAGTGTTCATCCTGGTCCAGACGGTGATGCTGGGTCGCTCTGCCAGTCCTCGGCAAAGCACCGGGTGACGGCCCTCGACGACTACCAGCCCGGTTGCGTGGGATGACTAAAAGTGCTAAAATGGAGTAAAAGAAGAAGGAACCGCGAGGTTCCTTTATCCGTGTTTGGGGGCTTTAGCCTTGCTGAAAATGC
This sequence is a window from Bacillota bacterium. Protein-coding genes within it:
- a CDS encoding HD-GYP domain-containing protein gives rise to the protein VLLFFLPLLIARYSLQRYNDLRTVYLSTISALVRALEQKDPYTQGHSHRVKEYALAIAKEMQLPADQLERLEYVALLHDVGKIGIRDTIWLKAGRLDQAEYEEIKRHPVVGAEIIGQIELLGRDVEIVRSHHEWFDGSGYPDHKAGSDIPTGARILAVADAFDAMTTERPYKPAYGYAEALEELNRFSGRQFDPEAVRAFMTAVKEVIRVTPPAGAQKAV
- a CDS encoding DUF5317 domain-containing protein; amino-acid sequence: MTIGLLLALAVGWVRGGRIGRFTDFRFRYFGVILLGFAIQLLLRLSGPPGFEPVVKLALPLHVLTYVLILSALAANLSTPGMKAITVGVALNFLVIAANGVRMPVSREALERIGQEAQIPRLIAGKILTHTLTGPGTHLRFLADVLFLPNPFPRPTIFSLGDVLMLVGVFILVQTVMLGRSASPRQSTG